From the Salinimicrobium tongyeongense genome, one window contains:
- a CDS encoding RteC domain-containing protein — MKRFHGVVESFEQKIAVILDSPEQQIRVTNKGIDLCNRVLTELKDLIEKEDLESVEEEIHFFKEVKPSVMSYLIYFTEVRSCEIRKPKAGVNFQVRFFEKEIKKVNKFFYRNIDFSHYMELGHNYLDHQLFTRNYQNNFPFTPLVNYYQFPEFSTSHDMLWSKIKAMHRFLHYIRKCLGELRPGRSFISQERKHPVLFWTSSKTALTELIYALYSDGALNHGAADLNTITTSFEDFFNVKLDNVYKTYSEIKARKGSKTKFLEELMLNLQQKMSKEDGL; from the coding sequence ATGAAGAGATTTCATGGAGTAGTGGAATCATTTGAACAGAAAATAGCTGTCATTTTAGATTCTCCAGAACAGCAAATCAGGGTGACAAATAAGGGTATCGACCTCTGCAATAGGGTTCTTACCGAATTAAAAGATCTTATTGAAAAGGAGGATTTAGAATCGGTAGAAGAAGAGATCCACTTTTTCAAAGAAGTTAAGCCTTCTGTTATGAGCTATTTAATTTATTTCACAGAAGTTCGTTCCTGTGAAATAAGGAAACCAAAAGCAGGGGTTAATTTCCAGGTCAGGTTTTTTGAGAAAGAAATAAAAAAGGTTAATAAATTTTTTTACAGGAATATTGATTTTTCTCATTACATGGAATTGGGTCACAATTATTTGGATCACCAGTTATTCACCCGCAACTACCAGAACAATTTCCCTTTTACTCCACTGGTTAACTACTACCAGTTTCCCGAATTCTCAACCTCTCATGACATGTTGTGGTCTAAAATTAAAGCCATGCATCGATTTCTGCATTATATAAGAAAATGTCTGGGAGAACTGCGTCCGGGTCGAAGTTTCATTTCTCAGGAAAGAAAGCATCCGGTTTTATTTTGGACTTCTTCGAAAACAGCTTTGACTGAGTTGATTTACGCCTTGTACTCAGATGGCGCATTAAATCATGGTGCTGCAGATCTTAATACGATTACTACCTCCTTTGAAGATTTTTTTAATGTTAAGCTGGATAACGTCTACAAGACCTACTCAGAAATAAAAGCTAGGAAAGGAAGCAAAACAAAATTCTTAGAGGAACTGATGCTTAATCTTCAACAGAAAATGAGTAAAGAAGATGGCCTTTAA
- a CDS encoding helix-turn-helix domain-containing protein, whose translation MYTKTDKEKISKICQMILEVASGNFSYRIERSRHNDQLETIIVLLNMMAEEIRESFHHFALINPHETYKQIAQMTFILDDQFCVRNFNSSAQQLLGLPFSKLSGAPFEKFLTIDSAQQWKKEIEEIKKLNESPYYQTLRLFFSSSNSLTVPALCSISSLVLRKDDRKLFLVTALQTIIQSKEKEENVQLALQNLKTKSLKSNKKQQYSLYREADKKKIQKIYDYVLNNPEKPLPSLKELALEHGTNEFKLKIGFRQLYNTSVFRFQKDQRLQRAHSFISNTDIPLSRVAEICGFKSFPHFSKIFKTKYGYNPSELRNQKVE comes from the coding sequence ATGTACACCAAAACAGATAAAGAAAAGATTTCCAAGATCTGTCAAATGATTCTTGAGGTGGCTAGTGGAAATTTTTCTTACCGGATTGAACGCTCCCGCCACAATGACCAACTGGAAACAATAATAGTGCTTCTAAATATGATGGCGGAAGAGATACGAGAGAGTTTTCATCATTTTGCGCTTATCAATCCCCACGAAACTTACAAGCAGATAGCTCAAATGACATTTATTCTGGATGATCAGTTCTGCGTTCGTAACTTTAACTCCTCAGCCCAGCAGCTCCTGGGGCTCCCATTCTCAAAACTGAGTGGAGCTCCCTTTGAAAAATTTTTAACCATCGACTCTGCCCAACAATGGAAAAAAGAAATTGAAGAAATCAAAAAACTCAATGAGTCACCTTATTACCAAACGCTTCGACTCTTTTTCTCCTCTAGTAATTCATTAACGGTGCCTGCTCTTTGCTCCATTTCGTCTCTTGTATTAAGGAAAGATGATCGAAAGTTATTTCTGGTAACTGCACTCCAGACAATTATCCAATCCAAAGAAAAGGAGGAAAATGTTCAACTGGCACTACAAAATCTTAAAACCAAGAGTTTAAAGAGTAACAAAAAGCAGCAGTATTCACTTTACCGGGAAGCGGATAAGAAAAAAATCCAGAAAATATATGATTATGTACTCAATAATCCTGAAAAACCCCTACCCTCTCTAAAAGAACTCGCTCTTGAACACGGCACGAATGAATTTAAACTAAAGATAGGCTTCAGGCAACTCTATAACACTTCAGTATTTCGTTTTCAAAAAGACCAAAGGCTTCAAAGGGCTCATAGCTTTATTTCAAACACAGATATTCCCCTCAGTCGAGTTGCAGAAATTTGCGGTTTTAAAAGTTTTCCTCATTTCTCAAAAATATTCAAAACGAAATACGGCTACAATCCAAGTGAGCTTAGAAATCAGAAAGTGGAATAA
- a CDS encoding DUF6520 family protein: protein MKTKFLLPMIAMMFAIGISFASVESNASSAIGFIQTDQGWEQVDVGCETGSNTCRMYYSSDPSKIYVVHDAPGGSPLKSPSPKPIKVLD, encoded by the coding sequence ATGAAAACTAAATTTTTATTACCAATGATCGCAATGATGTTTGCCATTGGAATTTCGTTTGCATCTGTAGAATCAAATGCTTCATCAGCAATCGGATTTATTCAAACCGATCAAGGCTGGGAACAGGTTGATGTGGGTTGTGAAACCGGTTCAAATACCTGTAGGATGTATTATTCAAGTGATCCCAGTAAAATATATGTGGTTCATGATGCACCAGGCGGAAGTCCCCTGAAATCGCCTAGTCCAAAACCTATTAAGGTTCTTGATTAA
- a CDS encoding bifunctional aminotransferase class I/II-fold pyridoxal phosphate-dependent enzyme/GNAT family N-acetyltransferase, which translates to MAKIKQNNFLDTVDEVFTSAKKAGVLHLHSDGNVFSGRTIQISGKQHYHFGTTGYLGLEQDPRLKEAAIDAIRRYGTQFPLSKSYISHPLYATLEEKVGQMYGQPVIITKNSTLGHLAVIPTAVRDEDGVILDHQVHWSVQNATQLLKTRGVPVEMIRHNNLDMLEDKIKALIGKCSKIWYMADGVYSMYGDFAPIEQLMQLANKYPQLHFYFDDVHGMSWNGENGTGYVSSILNELPKNVLLVGTLSKTFGASGAVAVCSDKRLHNKIKTFGGPLTFSAQLEPASVGAAIASADIHLSTEIYSLQAELQARINYFNHLLDQTELPLIDRNNSPVFYIGTGMPISGYNFVQRLLKEGFYVNLGIYPAVPVKNTGVRITISRHNKASDIKGLVEAMEYHYTAALEETGASLLKVRKAFKMPTEKVKEEEKQLVPHDFKILIEDSIEKIEKEEWNRMFKGKGILDWDGQLFLENVFRGNSKKEHNWDFKYLIIKDENDEPILASSLSHALWKDDLLAPASTSLKVEEQRKTMGAYFLTSQVLSTGSIFTEGDHIYINESHPNLLKVWKVFIDILENVDHENYNSSMIVLRDFPSDTPYNGIFHDHGFVKVNMPESSVYKNFNWDTPEDFQSTLSRRSRRHFGKDIAAFEDKFELTVCQNVQQDILPKLQVLYENVRQNNPGLNTFSFPEKLFRSMNEDPNWEFLLLYLKKEWTENNSVELVGVMFCYKNLEMTYVPEFIGMDYQYAREFNVYRQLLYRTITRAKNLGYKKIDFGLTAAFEKRKLGAEIIPKVCYVQAKDNFSLELLETMQNSR; encoded by the coding sequence ATGGCAAAGATCAAACAGAATAATTTTCTAGACACGGTTGATGAAGTTTTTACCAGTGCAAAGAAAGCTGGCGTGCTACACCTTCATTCAGATGGTAATGTATTTTCCGGTAGGACCATCCAGATCAGCGGCAAACAGCATTATCATTTTGGAACAACTGGATACCTGGGATTAGAACAGGACCCTCGGTTAAAAGAGGCAGCTATTGACGCTATCAGAAGGTATGGTACGCAGTTTCCTCTATCCAAAAGCTATATTTCTCATCCCCTTTACGCGACCCTTGAGGAAAAGGTTGGCCAGATGTATGGACAACCAGTGATTATTACTAAAAATAGTACACTTGGACATTTAGCTGTAATACCAACTGCAGTCCGAGATGAAGATGGGGTGATCCTGGATCATCAGGTACATTGGAGTGTGCAGAATGCTACACAACTTCTAAAGACCAGGGGCGTACCTGTAGAAATGATCAGACATAACAATCTGGATATGCTTGAAGACAAGATAAAGGCACTAATTGGAAAATGCAGTAAGATTTGGTATATGGCTGATGGGGTTTATTCTATGTACGGAGATTTTGCACCGATTGAACAACTGATGCAATTGGCAAACAAATATCCTCAGTTACACTTTTATTTTGATGATGTGCATGGGATGAGCTGGAATGGAGAAAATGGTACAGGATATGTTTCAAGCATCTTAAATGAGCTGCCCAAAAATGTGTTACTGGTGGGAACGCTTAGTAAAACCTTTGGTGCCAGTGGGGCAGTTGCCGTTTGTTCAGACAAAAGATTACATAATAAGATAAAGACCTTTGGCGGTCCTCTTACATTTTCTGCGCAACTAGAACCTGCATCTGTGGGAGCTGCCATTGCTTCTGCTGATATCCATCTGTCTACTGAAATTTACTCTCTTCAGGCCGAGCTGCAGGCAAGAATTAATTATTTTAATCATCTTCTGGACCAAACGGAATTACCGCTTATAGATAGGAATAATTCTCCTGTTTTTTACATCGGGACAGGAATGCCCATCTCAGGATATAATTTTGTCCAACGTTTACTCAAGGAAGGTTTTTATGTAAACCTGGGAATTTATCCTGCTGTGCCCGTAAAAAACACCGGGGTAAGAATTACCATTTCTCGTCACAATAAGGCCAGTGATATAAAAGGCCTGGTTGAAGCGATGGAATATCATTATACTGCAGCATTGGAAGAGACGGGTGCTTCACTTCTTAAAGTAAGAAAGGCTTTTAAAATGCCTACAGAAAAAGTAAAGGAAGAAGAAAAGCAGTTAGTACCCCATGACTTCAAAATTCTTATAGAAGATTCAATAGAAAAAATTGAAAAGGAGGAGTGGAACAGGATGTTTAAAGGAAAAGGGATTCTCGACTGGGATGGACAACTCTTTTTGGAGAATGTTTTTAGGGGTAACAGTAAAAAAGAACACAACTGGGATTTTAAGTATTTAATAATCAAAGATGAGAATGATGAGCCAATTCTGGCCAGCAGCTTAAGCCATGCACTTTGGAAAGACGATTTGTTGGCACCTGCTTCTACTTCTCTCAAAGTTGAAGAACAGAGAAAAACTATGGGAGCTTATTTTCTGACATCTCAGGTTCTAAGTACCGGTTCCATTTTTACTGAAGGCGATCACATTTATATTAACGAATCACATCCGAATCTTTTAAAAGTTTGGAAGGTTTTTATTGACATCCTGGAAAACGTAGATCACGAGAACTACAATAGTTCTATGATAGTACTTCGGGATTTCCCATCGGATACTCCCTACAATGGAATTTTTCATGATCACGGCTTTGTAAAGGTGAATATGCCCGAATCCAGTGTATATAAAAATTTCAATTGGGACACACCTGAAGATTTCCAGTCCACACTTTCACGACGATCCAGAAGACACTTTGGAAAAGACATAGCTGCTTTTGAGGATAAGTTTGAATTGACGGTTTGTCAAAATGTTCAGCAGGATATACTTCCAAAGTTGCAGGTGCTTTATGAAAACGTGAGGCAGAATAATCCGGGGCTAAACACCTTTTCTTTTCCCGAGAAGCTTTTCCGTAGCATGAATGAGGATCCAAATTGGGAGTTCCTCTTATTATATCTAAAGAAGGAGTGGACTGAAAATAATTCTGTGGAACTCGTAGGGGTGATGTTTTGCTATAAAAATTTGGAAATGACTTATGTTCCAGAGTTCATTGGAATGGATTATCAATACGCCCGAGAATTTAATGTTTATAGGCAACTACTTTATCGCACAATTACAAGAGCGAAAAATTTAGGTTATAAAAAGATCGATTTTGGTTTAACCGCTGCCTTTGAGAAACGCAAATTGGGGGCAGAAATAATACCAAAGGTTTGTTATGTTCAGGCGAAGGATAACTTCTCATTAGAACTTCTAGAAACGATGCAGAATAGTAGATAA
- a CDS encoding MauE/DoxX family redox-associated membrane protein, with the protein MEKLEMNIKQWKKRIVYAISLFFIILFTYAATSKLLIFKSFHSQLEESPFISSISLPVAIILPGVLLIISFLLVIPRFRIIAFYFSLALMIIFNVYIIGVLNFAESVPCSCGGVIKAFSWNEHLIFNTGCSLLALLGISLSYDLKTVYRKSSTNAVEVKT; encoded by the coding sequence ATGGAAAAATTGGAGATGAACATTAAGCAATGGAAAAAGCGCATAGTATATGCTATTTCTTTGTTCTTTATTATTTTATTTACTTATGCGGCTACCAGTAAGCTTTTAATATTTAAATCGTTCCACTCGCAACTTGAGGAGTCACCCTTCATAAGTTCGATCTCTCTTCCTGTTGCGATTATTCTACCGGGAGTTCTACTCATCATATCCTTTCTGTTGGTTATTCCCAGATTTAGAATAATCGCCTTCTACTTCTCTTTAGCGCTAATGATCATCTTCAACGTATATATAATTGGTGTTTTAAATTTTGCAGAATCTGTCCCCTGTTCCTGTGGCGGTGTGATAAAAGCGTTCTCCTGGAATGAACATTTAATTTTCAACACTGGATGTTCCTTATTGGCCCTTTTGGGTATTTCTCTCTCTTACGACCTGAAGACAGTTTATAGAAAATCTTCAACCAATGCGGTTGAAGTAAAAACATAA
- a CDS encoding DUF7793 family protein: MNKSLSNDYATFWVDDGILHFIYHPEVVIDLFAAEKVVADRLKCQEDKYYPVFCDTRGIKDTDKSARDYLAREGSILTSAVAFLVNPPISQAIIDFYVRTSKPITPTNIFTEKYDALKFLKTYR, encoded by the coding sequence ATGAACAAATCGCTCTCGAACGACTATGCAACCTTTTGGGTTGATGATGGTATACTCCACTTTATCTACCATCCGGAAGTTGTTATAGATCTTTTCGCTGCAGAAAAGGTGGTGGCTGATCGATTAAAATGCCAGGAAGATAAATATTATCCTGTTTTCTGTGATACCCGTGGAATCAAAGATACAGACAAATCAGCAAGAGACTATTTAGCAAGGGAAGGATCAATTCTTACTTCAGCAGTTGCTTTCCTGGTAAATCCCCCCATCTCTCAAGCCATCATTGATTTCTACGTTCGCACCAGTAAGCCCATAACCCCCACTAACATTTTTACTGAAAAATACGACGCACTCAAATTCCTAAAAACCTATCGCTAA